Proteins from one Hyperolius riggenbachi isolate aHypRig1 chromosome 4, aHypRig1.pri, whole genome shotgun sequence genomic window:
- the LOC137570444 gene encoding C-C motif chemokine 3-like, translating to MCSAKIMLCMALLAAAAIATISADTGKFSTCCTKVSSAKPRVHIEDFLIQKADPPCVDAVMFITKEGKILCSKPNVPWVTKKVKEIRLRKEAPETTETSQKNSTTPIPTVRI from the exons ATGTGCTCAGCCAAGATCATGCTGTGTATGGCTCTCCTTGCTGCAGCTGCAATCGCCACCATATCTGCTG ACACTGGCAAGTTTAGCACCTGCTGCACGAAGGTCTCATCAGCCAAGCCCAGGGTTCACATTGAGGACTTCCTCATCCAGAAAGCAGATCCTCCTTGCGTTGATGCAGTGAT GTTTATTACAAAGGAGGGGAAGATTCTTTGCTCTAAACCGAATGTACCCTGGGTTACGAAGAAGGTGAAAGAGATCAG gtTGCGAAAAGAAGCACCTGAAACAACTGAAACCAGTCAAAAAAACAGCACGACGCCTATCCCAACAGTCCGCATTTGA